The following coding sequences lie in one Apium graveolens cultivar Ventura chromosome 1, ASM990537v1, whole genome shotgun sequence genomic window:
- the LOC141686788 gene encoding uncharacterized protein LOC141686788 — MYNANLNVLKCVINGPGNYVPHDEANKGYDLLTSYNFAFILHLMKEVMKIMDDLCQSLQQKSQDIVNAMSLVYTTKSLLQVLRDEACDTLFENVKSFCEKYVIEIPIMNDRYKAGRGRARDLVTLGITFG; from the coding sequence ATGTACAATGCAAATCTAAATGTTCTAAAATGTGTTATCAATGGTCCTGGAAATTATGTTCCGCATGATGAGGCCAACAAAGGATATGATTTGTTAACATCTTACAACTTTGCGTTTATCTTGCATCTCATGAAGGAAGTCATGAAAATAATGGATGACCTTTGTCAATCATTACAACAAAAATCTCAAGATATCGTGAATGCAATGAGTCTAGTTTATACAACTAAATCACTTCTACAAGTATTAAGAGATGAAGCGTGTGACACTTTGTTTGAGAATGTTAAATCATTTTGTGAAAAATATGTGATAGAAATACCTATTATGAATGATCGTTATAAGGCCGGTAGAGGAAGAGCTCGAGATTTAGTCACATTGGGCATCACTTTCGGGTAG